A window from Peromyscus eremicus chromosome 5, PerEre_H2_v1, whole genome shotgun sequence encodes these proteins:
- the Gfod2 gene encoding glucose-fructose oxidoreductase domain-containing protein 2 produces MKLLPGVGVFGTGSSARVLVPLLRAEGFTVEALWGKTEEEAKQLAEEMNITFYTSRTDDVLLHQDVDLVCINIPPPLTRQISVKALGIGKNVVCEKAATSVDAFRMVTASRYYPQLMSLVGNVLRFLPAFVRMKQLIADHYVGAVMICDARIYSGSLLSPSYGWICDELMGGGGLHTMGTYIVDLLTHLTGRKAEKVHGLLKTFVRQNASIRGIRHVTSDDFCFFQMLMGGGVCGTVTLNFNMPGAFVHEVMVVGSAGRLVARGADLYGQKNSAAQEELLVRDSLAVGAGLPEQGLQDVPLLYLKGMVYMVQALRQSFQGQGDRRTWDRTPVSMAASFEDGLYMQSVVDAIKRSSRSGEWETVEMLTEEPDANQNLCEALQRNNL; encoded by the exons ATGAAGTTGCTGCCTGGAGTGGGCGTGTTCGGGACTGGCAGCTCAGCCCGGGTCCTAGTGCCCCTGCTGAGGGCAGAGGGGTTCACCGTGGAGGCCCTGTGGGGAAAGACCGAGGAGGAAGCAAAGCAGCTGGCCGAGGAGATGAATATCACCTTCTACACCAGCCGGACCGATGACGTCTTGCTGCATCAAGATGTAGACCTGGTGTGCATCAACATCCCACCTCCACTCACCCGGCAGATATCCGTGAAGGCTCTAG GGATTGGGAAGAATGTGGTATGTGAGAAGGCAGCAACATCAGTAGATGCCTTCCGGATGGTGACAGCATCTCGCTACTACCCACAGCTGATGAGCCTGGTGGGGAACGTGCTGCGCTTCTTGCCTGCTTTTGTACGCATGAAGCAGCTGATTGCAGACCACTACGTGGGTGCGGTGATGATCTGCGATGCCCGCATCTACTCCGGGAGCCTTCTCAGCCCCAGCTACGGCTGGATATGTGATGAGCTGATGGGTGGTGGGGGCCTGCATACCATGGGTACCTATATTGTGGACCTGTTGACCCACTTGACTGGCCGGAAAGCCGAGAAGGTGCACGGGCTCCTCAAGACCTTCGTGAGGCAGAATGCCAGCATCCGAGGCATCCGGCACGTCACCAGCGAtgacttttgttttttccagatgCTCATGGGTGGGGGGGTGTGCGGCACAGTGACACTCAACTTCAACATGCCAGGCGCCTTTGTTCATGAAGTCATGGTTGTGGGCTCAGCGGGACGCCTTGTGGCCCGGGGAGCTGACCTCTACGGGCAGAAGAACTCTGCCGCACAGGAAGAGCTGCTGGTGAGGGACTCGCTGGCTGTGGGTGCAGGGCTCCCCGAGCAGGGTCTCCAGGATGTCCCGCTGCTCTACTTGAAAGGGATGGTTTATATGGTGCAGGCTTTGCGCCAGTCCTTCCAGGGCCAGGGGGATCGCCGCACCTGGGACCGTACCCCAGTCTCTATGGCTGCCTCATTTGAGGATGGACTATATATGCAGAGCGTGGTGGATGCCATTAAAAGGTCGAGCCGATCTGGGGAATGGGAGACTGTGGAGATGCTCACAGAGGAGCCAGATGCCAACCAGAACCTGTGTGAAGCACTTCAGCGGAACAACCTGTGA
- the C5H16orf86 gene encoding uncharacterized protein C16orf86 homolog isoform X2, translating into MASAGAKRQPEAQNGAAVGLAQVAEIPECPGPGDKSLVPAHETCRTPGENKWSVGHSFELEPQDEGINRGEEGLNPGVEAGEERGPKPTSSIVRPSHGPKRKPINLVPGLGTPALPGPSYHAHPRAEAELPAGMLLQKEQPEGSHSESSLSAKQHKKAKKRKSVGAPVPPAVASTSAPTETLGLERKVQRLRPLYQYINYCNPELNQAGDGDREPEVEPESELALAPEGPGVEQLQLQTLLPVAGELGLGLALPCPNTLVPLTHSLPSLGQEVGEDPGGLSSLRAIGSLKAEVDKTTQVDIDKMLSVCAAPLVPPLSPQYK; encoded by the exons ATGGCCTCAGCAGGGGCCAAGAGGCAACCAGAAGCCCAGAATGGGGCGGCAGTAGGATTAGCCCAGGTTGCAGAGATCCCTGAG TGTCCAGGACCAGGAGATAAGAGTCTGGTGCCCGCACATGAGACCTGCAGAACCCCAGGTGAAAACAAATGGTCAGTGGGACACAGCTTCGAGCTGGAGCCCCAGGATGAAGGAATAAACCGGGGAGAGGAAGGACTCAATCCAGGGGTGgaagcaggagaggagagaggacccAAGCCCACATCATCCATCGTGAGGCCCAGTCATGGGCCCAAGAGAAAGCCTATCAA CCTTGTCCCAGGCTTGGGTACCCCAGCCCTCCCAGGGCCGAGCTACCATGCCCATCCTAGGGCTGAAGCTGAACTGCCAGCAGGGATGCTGCTGCAGAAGGAGCAGCCGGAGGGAAGCCACAGCGAGTCTTCACTGTCTGCTAAACAGCACAAAAAAGCCAAGAAACGCAAGAGCGTAGGGGCTCCTGTGCCCCCCGCTGTAGCCAGCACATCCGCACCCACAGAGACGCTGGGGCTGGAGC GCAAAGTCCAGCGCCTGCGGCCACTGTACCAATATATCAACTATTGCAACCCTGAGCTGAATCAGGCAGGGGACGGGGACAGAGAGCCAGAGGTGGAGCCTGAGTCGGAGTTGGCCCTGGCTCCTGAGGGGCCGGGCGTGGAGCAGCTGCAGTTGCAGACCTTGCTGCCCGTGGCAGGTGAGCTGGGCCTAGGCCTTGCTTTGCCCTGCCCTAACACGCTGGTGCCCCTCactcattctcttccttctctagGACAGGAGGTCGGAGAGGACCCTGGGGGGTTGTCTAGTCTAAGGGCGATTGGCAGCCTCAAGGCTGAGGTGGATAAGACAACCCAAGTGGACATTGACAAGATGTTGAGTGTCTGTGCGGCTCCTCTTGTGCCCCCACTCTCCCCTCAGTACAAGTGA
- the C5H16orf86 gene encoding uncharacterized protein C16orf86 homolog isoform X1 has translation MASAGAKRQPEAQNGAAVGLAQVAEIPEVTQCPGPGDKSLVPAHETCRTPGENKWSVGHSFELEPQDEGINRGEEGLNPGVEAGEERGPKPTSSIVRPSHGPKRKPINLVPGLGTPALPGPSYHAHPRAEAELPAGMLLQKEQPEGSHSESSLSAKQHKKAKKRKSVGAPVPPAVASTSAPTETLGLERKVQRLRPLYQYINYCNPELNQAGDGDREPEVEPESELALAPEGPGVEQLQLQTLLPVAGELGLGLALPCPNTLVPLTHSLPSLGQEVGEDPGGLSSLRAIGSLKAEVDKTTQVDIDKMLSVCAAPLVPPLSPQYK, from the exons ATGGCCTCAGCAGGGGCCAAGAGGCAACCAGAAGCCCAGAATGGGGCGGCAGTAGGATTAGCCCAGGTTGCAGAGATCCCTGAGGTGACTCAG TGTCCAGGACCAGGAGATAAGAGTCTGGTGCCCGCACATGAGACCTGCAGAACCCCAGGTGAAAACAAATGGTCAGTGGGACACAGCTTCGAGCTGGAGCCCCAGGATGAAGGAATAAACCGGGGAGAGGAAGGACTCAATCCAGGGGTGgaagcaggagaggagagaggacccAAGCCCACATCATCCATCGTGAGGCCCAGTCATGGGCCCAAGAGAAAGCCTATCAA CCTTGTCCCAGGCTTGGGTACCCCAGCCCTCCCAGGGCCGAGCTACCATGCCCATCCTAGGGCTGAAGCTGAACTGCCAGCAGGGATGCTGCTGCAGAAGGAGCAGCCGGAGGGAAGCCACAGCGAGTCTTCACTGTCTGCTAAACAGCACAAAAAAGCCAAGAAACGCAAGAGCGTAGGGGCTCCTGTGCCCCCCGCTGTAGCCAGCACATCCGCACCCACAGAGACGCTGGGGCTGGAGC GCAAAGTCCAGCGCCTGCGGCCACTGTACCAATATATCAACTATTGCAACCCTGAGCTGAATCAGGCAGGGGACGGGGACAGAGAGCCAGAGGTGGAGCCTGAGTCGGAGTTGGCCCTGGCTCCTGAGGGGCCGGGCGTGGAGCAGCTGCAGTTGCAGACCTTGCTGCCCGTGGCAGGTGAGCTGGGCCTAGGCCTTGCTTTGCCCTGCCCTAACACGCTGGTGCCCCTCactcattctcttccttctctagGACAGGAGGTCGGAGAGGACCCTGGGGGGTTGTCTAGTCTAAGGGCGATTGGCAGCCTCAAGGCTGAGGTGGATAAGACAACCCAAGTGGACATTGACAAGATGTTGAGTGTCTGTGCGGCTCCTCTTGTGCCCCCACTCTCCCCTCAGTACAAGTGA
- the C5H16orf86 gene encoding uncharacterized protein C16orf86 homolog isoform X3 — protein sequence MASAGAKRQPEAQNGAAVGLAQVAEIPEVTQCPGPGDKSLVPAHETCRTPGENKCLVPGLGTPALPGPSYHAHPRAEAELPAGMLLQKEQPEGSHSESSLSAKQHKKAKKRKSVGAPVPPAVASTSAPTETLGLERKVQRLRPLYQYINYCNPELNQAGDGDREPEVEPESELALAPEGPGVEQLQLQTLLPVAGELGLGLALPCPNTLVPLTHSLPSLGQEVGEDPGGLSSLRAIGSLKAEVDKTTQVDIDKMLSVCAAPLVPPLSPQYK from the exons ATGGCCTCAGCAGGGGCCAAGAGGCAACCAGAAGCCCAGAATGGGGCGGCAGTAGGATTAGCCCAGGTTGCAGAGATCCCTGAGGTGACTCAG TGTCCAGGACCAGGAGATAAGAGTCTGGTGCCCGCACATGAGACCTGCAGAACCCCAGGTGAAAACAAATG CCTTGTCCCAGGCTTGGGTACCCCAGCCCTCCCAGGGCCGAGCTACCATGCCCATCCTAGGGCTGAAGCTGAACTGCCAGCAGGGATGCTGCTGCAGAAGGAGCAGCCGGAGGGAAGCCACAGCGAGTCTTCACTGTCTGCTAAACAGCACAAAAAAGCCAAGAAACGCAAGAGCGTAGGGGCTCCTGTGCCCCCCGCTGTAGCCAGCACATCCGCACCCACAGAGACGCTGGGGCTGGAGC GCAAAGTCCAGCGCCTGCGGCCACTGTACCAATATATCAACTATTGCAACCCTGAGCTGAATCAGGCAGGGGACGGGGACAGAGAGCCAGAGGTGGAGCCTGAGTCGGAGTTGGCCCTGGCTCCTGAGGGGCCGGGCGTGGAGCAGCTGCAGTTGCAGACCTTGCTGCCCGTGGCAGGTGAGCTGGGCCTAGGCCTTGCTTTGCCCTGCCCTAACACGCTGGTGCCCCTCactcattctcttccttctctagGACAGGAGGTCGGAGAGGACCCTGGGGGGTTGTCTAGTCTAAGGGCGATTGGCAGCCTCAAGGCTGAGGTGGATAAGACAACCCAAGTGGACATTGACAAGATGTTGAGTGTCTGTGCGGCTCCTCTTGTGCCCCCACTCTCCCCTCAGTACAAGTGA
- the Enkd1 gene encoding enkurin domain-containing protein 1 encodes MCEGPSRISGPIPPDPTLCPDYYRRPASAQGRLEGNALKLDLLTSGRDLDSSPPRGPRIRPGAREILERGQRGVGDVLLQLGGISLGSGVSPKRKDPKDHEKENLRRIREIQRRFQDQERSREQSQPKPLKALWHSPKYDNVESRVKARMKEPGPASVTEPAHFLRAHSRCGPGLPPSRVSSPQLTLPGPKAKGPGLGVDFISHNARAAKRAPRRRSRSLQVLAQVLEQQQQAQEHYNATQKGHVPQYLLERRDLWRREAEARQHSQPDPAMPPGHVLMPENQRLETLNNLLQSQSKLLRELVLLPAGADSLRAQGHRAELDRKLVQIEEAVRIFSRPKVFVKMDT; translated from the exons ATGTGCGAGGGCCCGTCCCGCATCTCTGGACCCATCCCCCCAGACCCTACACTCTGCCCGGACTACTACCGGCGGCCGGCCTCGG CCCAAGGGCGCCTGGAAGGAAACGCGCTGAAGCTGGACCTGCTGACTTCAGGTCGCGACCTGGACTCCAGTCCTCCTCGTGGTCCCCGCATCAGGCCTGGAGCCCGAGAGATCCTAGAGCGTGGCCAGCGAGGCGTGGGGGACGTGCTGCTGCAACTGGGGGGCATCTCCCTTGGTTCAGGGGTCTCTCCTAAGA GGAAGGATCCAAAAGACCATGAGAAGGAAAACCTGAGGCGGATCAGAGAGATTCAGAGGCGCTTCCAAGATCAAGAACGCAGCCGGGAGCAGAGCCAGCCTAAGCCCTTGAAGGCACTGTGGCACTCACCCAAGTATGACAATGTGGAGTCTCGAGTCAAGGCCAGGATGAAG GAGCCTGGCCCTGCCTCTGTGACAGAACCTGCCCACTTCCTTCGGGCACACTCCCGCTGTGGCCCTGGGCTCCCACCATCCCGTGTCTCCAGTCCTCAGCTCACCCTGCCAGGTCCCAAAGCTAAG GGGCCAGGCCTAGGTGTGGATTTCATTAGTCACAATGCCCGAGCTGCCAAGAGAGCCCCCAGGCGCCGTTCCCGCTCACTGCAGGTCCTCGCACAAGTTctggaacaacagcaacaagCCCAGGAGCACTACAATGCCACACAGAAAGGCCACGTGCCCCAGTA CTTGTTGGAGCGCAGAGATCTGTGGCGGAGGGAGGCTGAAGCCCGCCAGCACAGCCAGCCAGACCCTGCCATGCCCCCTGGCCACGTACTCATGCCTGAGAATCAGCGGTTAGAGACACTGAACAATCTGCTCCAGA GCCAGAGCAAGCTGCTACGTGAGCTAGTACTGCTACCTGCTGGGGCAGACTCTCTGAGAGCGCAGGGCCACCGTGCTGAACTGGACCGGAAGTTGGTGCAAATAGAAGAGGCTGTCAGGATCTTTTCCCGACCCAAAGTCTTTGTGAAGATGGATACCTAA